The proteins below come from a single Halobacillus salinarum genomic window:
- a CDS encoding adenine phosphoribosyltransferase, whose amino-acid sequence MDLKEHIAIVEDWPKKGIQFKDITPLMDNGKAFKAAVDEIVEYAQDKEIDIVVGPEARGFIVGCPVSYALEIGFAPVRKEGKLPRETIQVDYGLEYGSDVLTIHKDAIKPGQRVLIIDDLLATGGTIEATINLVEQLGGVVAGCAFLIELTYLDGRRKLDGYDVCTLMQY is encoded by the coding sequence ATGGATCTTAAAGAACATATTGCAATTGTGGAGGATTGGCCTAAGAAAGGCATCCAATTTAAAGATATAACTCCATTAATGGACAATGGAAAAGCTTTTAAAGCTGCAGTAGATGAAATTGTAGAGTATGCACAGGATAAAGAAATTGATATAGTCGTAGGTCCGGAAGCAAGAGGGTTTATCGTAGGCTGCCCCGTATCTTATGCACTGGAAATCGGCTTTGCTCCTGTGCGTAAGGAAGGAAAGCTTCCTCGTGAGACGATCCAAGTGGATTACGGTCTTGAATATGGGAGTGATGTGCTCACGATCCATAAAGATGCCATTAAACCAGGACAACGAGTGTTAATTATAGACGACTTATTAGCTACGGGCGGTACAATTGAAGCGACCATTAATCTTGTAGAGCAGCTGGGCGGGGTAGTAGCCGGTTGCGCGTTCCTTATCGAATTGACTTATTTAGATGGACGTAGGAAACTGGATGGTTATGACGTTTGTACCTTAATGCAATATTAA
- a CDS encoding RelA/SpoT family protein translates to MAKDTVLTAEEVIEQAGTYLNESDLAFIRRAFQFAEKAHSDQYRKSGEPYIIHPIQVAGILVNLEMDPETVAGGFLHDVVEDTNVSLKDIEEEFNTEVCMLVDGVTKLGKIKYKSKEAQQAENHRKMFVAMAKDIRVILIKLADRLHNMRTLKHLPPEKQRRISNETLEIFAPLAHRLGISTIKWELEDTALRYLNPQQYYRIVHLMKQKRNERESYIEEVMDEIRDQLKEVNIDADLNGRPKHLYSIYRKMVLQNKQFNEIYDLLAVRILVNSIKDCYAVLGIIHTCWKPMPGRFKDYIAMPKPNLYQSLHTTVIGPKGDPLEVQIRTHEMHEIAEYGIAAHWAYKEGKQTAEQSFEEKLTWFREILDWQSETHDAEEFMESLKVDLFSDMVYVFTPKGDVIELPSGSVPIDFAYRIHTEVGNQTIGSKVNGKMEPLDYVLKTGDIVEMMTSKHSYGPSKDWIKLAQTSQAKNKIRQFFKKQRKDENIAKGKELVEDEIRNSEIQPKEVFTAENLKRVAEKFNFANEDDMFAAVGYQGITAAQIATRLTEKIRRQKEQEQDLQQTLADVNTTEIKTSSSSGKKDSGVRVEGVDNLLVRLAKCCNPVPGDDIIGYITKGRGVSVHRTDCPNVKAEEAQSRLLPVYWENSITDTKQYHVDLEIWGYDRRGLLNEVLQAVNETKTNITAVSGKSDRNKMATINITILIQNISHLRKIVERIKQIADVYTVRRVMQ, encoded by the coding sequence ATGGCTAAAGATACTGTTTTAACCGCCGAAGAAGTCATTGAACAGGCGGGTACCTATTTGAATGAATCGGACCTTGCATTTATCCGCAGGGCTTTTCAGTTTGCTGAAAAAGCCCATAGCGACCAGTATCGTAAATCCGGGGAGCCTTATATTATTCATCCTATTCAAGTAGCAGGTATATTAGTAAACCTGGAAATGGATCCTGAAACGGTGGCTGGCGGTTTTTTGCATGATGTTGTAGAGGATACAAACGTTTCCCTAAAGGATATTGAAGAAGAGTTTAATACCGAGGTTTGTATGCTCGTCGATGGAGTGACAAAACTAGGGAAAATTAAATATAAATCGAAGGAAGCCCAGCAGGCAGAAAATCACCGCAAAATGTTCGTAGCCATGGCTAAGGATATACGAGTGATATTAATCAAACTGGCCGACCGCTTGCATAACATGCGGACGTTAAAGCACCTTCCTCCTGAGAAACAAAGAAGAATTTCCAATGAGACATTGGAAATTTTTGCGCCTTTAGCTCATCGACTGGGAATTTCTACCATTAAATGGGAGTTAGAGGATACTGCACTGCGTTATTTAAATCCACAGCAATATTACCGTATCGTTCATTTAATGAAGCAAAAGCGGAACGAACGGGAATCCTATATTGAGGAAGTCATGGATGAGATTCGTGATCAGCTCAAAGAGGTTAATATTGACGCAGATTTAAATGGCAGGCCGAAACACCTCTATAGTATTTATAGAAAGATGGTTCTTCAAAACAAACAATTTAATGAGATTTACGATTTGCTTGCTGTCCGTATTCTCGTTAACAGCATTAAAGACTGCTATGCTGTGCTTGGTATTATTCATACTTGCTGGAAGCCTATGCCAGGAAGGTTTAAGGATTACATTGCCATGCCGAAGCCAAACCTCTATCAGTCTCTCCATACGACTGTGATCGGCCCAAAAGGCGATCCGCTGGAAGTACAAATCAGAACGCATGAAATGCATGAAATTGCTGAGTATGGAATTGCTGCCCACTGGGCTTATAAAGAAGGGAAGCAAACAGCGGAACAGTCTTTTGAGGAGAAACTGACATGGTTTAGAGAAATATTAGATTGGCAGAGCGAGACGCATGATGCGGAAGAATTTATGGAATCGTTAAAAGTAGATTTATTTTCTGACATGGTGTATGTATTTACACCTAAAGGAGATGTTATCGAGCTTCCTTCCGGTTCAGTCCCGATTGATTTTGCTTATCGAATTCATACCGAAGTGGGAAATCAAACGATAGGATCGAAAGTGAATGGTAAAATGGAGCCGCTCGATTACGTCTTGAAAACGGGAGACATCGTAGAAATGATGACTTCCAAACATTCGTACGGCCCATCCAAGGATTGGATTAAGCTTGCTCAAACCTCCCAGGCAAAAAATAAAATCCGGCAATTTTTCAAAAAGCAGCGGAAAGATGAAAACATTGCAAAAGGAAAAGAACTCGTTGAGGATGAAATTCGAAATTCGGAAATTCAGCCGAAAGAAGTATTTACAGCAGAGAATTTAAAACGGGTAGCAGAGAAATTCAACTTCGCTAATGAGGATGATATGTTTGCGGCTGTTGGTTATCAGGGGATTACTGCTGCTCAAATTGCAACTAGATTAACTGAAAAGATTCGCAGGCAGAAAGAGCAGGAACAGGATCTTCAGCAGACGTTAGCTGATGTAAATACAACAGAGATAAAAACTTCTTCGTCATCGGGGAAAAAAGATTCAGGAGTCAGAGTGGAGGGTGTTGATAATCTTCTTGTCCGCTTGGCCAAATGCTGTAACCCTGTGCCTGGAGATGATATTATCGGCTATATTACGAAAGGTAGAGGTGTATCCGTCCACCGAACGGATTGCCCGAATGTCAAAGCCGAAGAAGCCCAGTCGAGATTACTTCCTGTATACTGGGAGAATTCCATTACGGATACAAAACAATATCACGTGGATCTTGAAATCTGGGGCTATGACCGCCGAGGTCTCTTGAATGAAGTGTTGCAAGCTGTGAATGAAACGAAGACTAATATTACCGCTGTCTCAGGGAAATCTGACCGAAATAAGATGGCTACCATAAATATTACAATCCTTATCCAAAATATTAGTCATTTGCGTAAAATCGTAGAACGGATCAAACAAATTGCTGACGTGTATACTGTAAGGCGGGTTATGCAATAA
- the dtd gene encoding D-aminoacyl-tRNA deacylase, with protein sequence MKAVIQRASAASVRIEKGVTGQIDTGLVVLIGVTHDDSEDDVKYLAKKIPHLRIFEDENEKMNRSLIDVQGKLLSISQFTLYGDCRKGRRPNFMQAAKPETAEELYQLFNQYLEDEGVSVETGAFGEMMEVQLTNSGPVTLILDSKEK encoded by the coding sequence ATGAAAGCAGTTATTCAACGTGCATCCGCAGCTTCTGTAAGAATTGAAAAGGGGGTCACCGGTCAAATCGACACGGGTTTGGTAGTTTTAATCGGTGTAACTCATGATGATTCTGAAGATGATGTCAAATATTTAGCAAAAAAAATACCTCATCTTCGAATTTTCGAGGATGAAAATGAAAAAATGAATCGTTCTCTTATTGATGTGCAGGGAAAATTGCTTTCTATTTCTCAATTCACCCTTTATGGAGACTGCCGCAAGGGCCGGAGACCGAACTTTATGCAAGCGGCTAAACCGGAGACTGCAGAAGAGCTTTATCAATTATTCAATCAGTATTTAGAGGATGAAGGGGTGTCTGTAGAAACAGGGGCTTTCGGGGAAATGATGGAAGTTCAGCTGACAAACAGCGGGCCGGTCACCTTGATTCTTGACAGTAAAGAGAAATAA
- a CDS encoding SH3 domain-containing protein, protein MAKKGIAALFIIILGLTTMISNPAYADKAVVSVDHLHVRNGPGTDYKSLGMVNSNESYTVVKEQGKWVKIKWNHQTGWVAKWHVSVKRSEKSFSSKVDYLRIRAQPGLDSKVLGYLMKGDEAVQKDQQGKWIKVNHSGTSGWVHRDYLTDSGGSSSNGEEESNKTLGSLTITTSILNVRSKSSTDSSIVDQVYKNENYDYISEQQGWYKIKLHNGQTGWVAGWFTSKNASSSSNKSYVTLQYNGTNLRSGPSTENKIVGRAGKGDQFNVIEKQGKWYKISYKSGEAFVAGWIVEEHSGTTSSSPHSNGNLSGRTIMIDPGHGGKDTGALGYSGSHEKSITLQTAFQLKQQLESSGANVILTRSNDEYVALSIRALKSRTSKADVFLSLHFNSVPSGINARGIGTYYYHDKDRSLAENLQKEMVQTTGFNDRGVRFGDFHVIRENNKPALLLELGFISNSSEEAAVKGVQYQKQVSQGITNGLIRYFNE, encoded by the coding sequence ATGGCAAAAAAAGGAATCGCAGCCCTGTTTATCATTATTTTAGGGCTTACAACTATGATTTCTAATCCAGCTTATGCTGATAAAGCAGTAGTAAGCGTCGACCATTTGCATGTAAGAAATGGTCCAGGGACTGATTATAAAAGCCTAGGCATGGTTAATAGTAATGAGTCCTATACGGTAGTAAAAGAACAAGGAAAATGGGTTAAAATTAAGTGGAACCATCAAACCGGCTGGGTTGCTAAATGGCACGTTTCAGTGAAGAGATCGGAAAAATCTTTTTCTTCCAAAGTTGACTATTTAAGAATCCGCGCTCAACCAGGTTTGGACAGCAAAGTCCTTGGTTATTTAATGAAAGGCGATGAAGCCGTCCAAAAGGACCAGCAGGGAAAGTGGATTAAAGTGAATCATTCAGGAACGAGCGGATGGGTTCATCGTGATTATTTGACAGACTCCGGCGGTTCTTCCTCTAATGGAGAAGAAGAAAGTAATAAAACGCTCGGTTCGCTGACCATAACCACTTCGATCTTAAATGTCCGAAGCAAAAGTTCGACAGATTCATCGATTGTTGATCAGGTCTATAAGAATGAAAACTATGATTACATAAGTGAGCAGCAAGGATGGTATAAAATTAAATTGCACAATGGCCAAACCGGCTGGGTTGCTGGATGGTTTACTAGCAAAAACGCCTCCTCCAGTTCAAACAAGTCTTATGTGACACTTCAATACAATGGCACGAATCTGCGCAGCGGACCATCGACTGAAAACAAAATTGTCGGCAGAGCCGGCAAAGGCGACCAATTTAATGTCATTGAAAAACAAGGAAAATGGTATAAAATCAGCTATAAAAGCGGGGAAGCTTTTGTAGCAGGCTGGATTGTTGAAGAACATAGCGGCACCACGTCTTCCAGTCCTCATTCAAATGGAAACTTAAGCGGCAGAACAATCATGATTGACCCGGGACATGGAGGCAAGGACACGGGCGCCTTGGGCTACTCTGGAAGTCATGAGAAATCCATAACCCTTCAAACAGCATTTCAATTAAAGCAACAATTGGAAAGCTCGGGAGCAAACGTTATTTTAACGAGAAGCAATGATGAATATGTCGCCTTATCTATCAGAGCGCTGAAATCCAGAACTTCTAAGGCTGATGTCTTTTTAAGCCTACATTTTAACAGTGTTCCTTCTGGGATTAATGCAAGAGGAATCGGGACTTATTATTACCATGATAAAGATCGTTCTCTAGCAGAAAACCTACAGAAAGAAATGGTGCAAACAACTGGATTCAACGATCGAGGCGTTCGATTTGGCGACTTCCACGTCATCCGGGAAAACAATAAGCCCGCTCTCCTATTGGAACTGGGCTTTATCTCAAATTCAAGTGAAGAAGCTGCCGTAAAAGGTGTTCAGTATCAAAAGCAGGTATCACAGGGAATTACAAATGGCCTGATCCGTTATTTTAATGAATAA